The nucleotide sequence CTAATAATAAAATCTTGCAAGAGATTTGTTTAATTCCTAAATCAATTCgtcctttttattatttactaccACTTTtgaaatttacttaaattatattaaccacacctatatatttaaaaatgttacGATTCTATATTTGTTCTATTACCAACAATtaatgttttagaaatattCAGAATACTCATCCCTTGCCCATCTTCTccgcataaaataataaaatgatcatAAAAAGTGCTAGCGGTTAAGGTTATCgtcaaaaattattatcaatCGTCATGTCAATGGGTTTCAAAAAATCCATTAATGGCAGTGATAGTTTAGAAAGGTTCTTGAAATCtcgagaagaaagaaaataaaatgttgATATTGTCATAAAGTcgtcaataaaaaaattaaatattattgttccaaattaagagaaaataactTGTCGTCAATTGTTAAGGTagaatattattatctttcttcTCAATTCTCTTCCTCCCTTGtcaacaaataaagaaaacattttggATAGCAATAAAACATTATATCTCTgtctagaaaataatttattttctatacatacttattatttattatatattttttgagtatatttcttgtttatgtaaaaaataatgaagGGATATGAAACGACAAAATACAGTGGGTGCAACATTTTCTACAACTAGATTAACTAACACAAGGGAGTGTAGGAAATTTAAGAATCGAAGTTTAGGACATTAATAGGTTTTAGTAACActacaatattaattattattagcaACTTTTTTACTACATAAAATTATCCaagcatttttaaaaaaatggatacctgaaactaataataataaccaaCTAAAGTCTCAGAAGTCAAagacataataataattaaactgCTCTTGGGTCGTGACTGGGAGGATTTTGAAAAGTTCTTTCCCCAAAGAGATAATTGGTATAGTTTTGGCCTAATAAACAAATATCTCCTTAATGTTaggttaaattttaatttcgcttcaatttgattatcaaatttttaattttatttcaattttattctcaattgaCCAAGCATGTGCCTCAGCTTATTTGGCCTCTGATGTGACATGCTAAAGTGTCCAACAATAGACACAACAGCAAAACAACATTGTTTTGCCTTACTCTTGCCACGACGCACAAGgcaaaacaacgtcgttttgctagcattaataataaaatgcataaatccaataatcaataattaaatacataaaagtaataactaaatatataaattaataattaaatacacaaaataattaaatatacgtatacaaaatcaataattaaatacacaaaataatcaaatacacacacataatcaataatcaaatatataaatcaataaccaaaattataaacccaaaattaataaccaaatacacaaaCTTAAAACCACAAAGTATGAATGGTGGGTTGGGTCAACCCAAATCTCGAATCTTGGTTGAGCCTTGTTGTTAACAGCTTTGACCAAAGAAAATGATCGGAGCAAGACGACGGTGGGTGATGTCCGACGAAGATGAATGGTCATAGTCATCGTCGATGAAGGCAAATTGATGGATGTGGGTCAGCCACGAATAGGAAAAAGACACGAGTCGATGGAAATGGAGAGATTACAGTTGGTGGTTGTGGGTCAACCAcgaaaatgaataagaaactACAAACAACATAAGATAATGCCCTAGGGTTGGCTGACGACGACTTGCTCTGATCATCTTCTTCGATTGACATTGTTACAGTGACCACTTTCGCCAACGATTGCTGTCTTCATCTATCTCGTCGTCGATCTACCTTTGTTGGGCTTATTTTCCTCTTATCGTCGACGCACTTAGTCGCATTGCCATCGATGAACGTTCCAATCTCTATCAACAGTCAATCATTGAAGTAACCAAGCTTCTTAGTTTTAGTTCATCCAGATCTAGTTTTACCCATTGATCCACTCTAAACCCACTTTAGATTTATTAGCCTACTTTTAGATTTGTTCGTAGTTACCTagaaatgatgtcatttttgcTAACTTGTTAGTTATTGGACACATCAACTATCACGTAAGCTGGAGCACATGTTTGCTcaattgaggataaaattgaaataaaattaaaagtttgataattaaattaaagtaattatcaaattagaataaaattaaaaattgacttaaaaagGTGAGggtatatttgtttatttgacCTATTTTGAGAAATGGGGTAATTTgtgcatttttaaatattaatcttCGTCTGGTTTTGTTTTCTGTGTTGCTTGGACTTTCTTTTGTTGCTAATCATTGTGGAATTAAGGCGCCGGAAGCAGCAGAGAGAGaagggcgagagagagagagagacggtcTGCTCTGCAATCCCCTCCCCCGCCCCACCCCGCTCACGCATATTGATACATATATAGGTGGAGATGTATTCGATTCTGTATTCTCCCCCTTATTCTGCACTGGTAAGCGACTCCCTAATTCTCCGGTTCCTCCCGAGTCCCTCCCGTCtactttttccattttttcgtTTTTCCTTTTCCCAATCGTTTCCTTTTCTGTTACGCTTTGTTTGCTGCCTTCTTCTGTTATTTACGCACACGAATTCTCTGACAGTGCAAAGCCAGGGCTCTTGTTTTGAAACAGTCATCTTCATCAGCGTTGTTATCCCCCTCGCTTTCGTCGTTctcaaagccaaagccaaagcgTCGTCTTGCTAGGGTCAATGCACTTTTCTGTAATCCAATTGACGGGCCACCCCTTCTCAAAGAAGCTATTAAGGTATCTAATGGTAGACTTAACTGccagattttattttatggattTGTAGATTCTATAATGTGGCACTGGCGGTGTTTTATGTGATTGTAAATCTTTAAATAGATGTTGCGGATTCAAAGGTTACTACTGCTAAAGTCTAATGATGATGTTACAGaattagaaatgaaaatatttgtaaCATGGTTGGAATGACTTAGATAAGATGCACGAGAGGTGATTAAGCCGATGGTTTAGTCATATGAGAAAATGATCAACAGATACCTTCCTCGGCAGGGAGGATGAAAGGaaagaaatttatattaaaattggtACAGCAAAACTGACAAAGACTTGGTGAGAACCTTTTAGGCATGCCATAGATTTTAATGGGTTTACAGAAGATATGTTTATAGATAGACATGGTTGGCAAGTTTttacctcctcctcctcctcctccttttttttttttttaagaattcatgtagttgatACCCCCTAAGGTTGGTTGTTATCGTGTATATTTGATAATTATGGGTGACCAATCTTAATTATTCTTACGTGATTTTATAAGTTTAATGTCACcaaatttaattgtaatttatttttatgccaACATTGGCAAGTGATTTTTTACATTATCTTTTTGTGATAGGTAGTAGAATTTAGGTTAAAATAGGCAAGGAATCCTTCCTGTCtaactattatatattatctatcttaaatttgagagtaaagaagattgattgttgcATCAAAAAGATGACAAAAAATTTGAGGCAAGGGCTTTTGTGTAAGCTGAAAATGACCAGGTCATACCATTTCCATTGAGTCATCTAGTATTTTAAAGAACCATTCTGTCACTTGTTTGGCATAAACTAACCTTGATATACCTTTGTTATACAGTGGTGGCCCCAGATACTCTGAAATCATTTACTGAAAGGTTTCAAGTTTTAAACCATTTTGCTTCTGGCCCCATATCTGGTTTTGGTTTTATGCCCCTTACAACTGGTTTGGTTTTGTGTCCTCATAACTGATGTGTGTTTTGTCCAAAGTGCAGGCCCAGGTTTGTCAGCAGCTTGCCATCCTCCCCCTTTCTCCCCAGGGAGGAAAAGGGGTGGGGGGAGAATAGAAGCATTTACACTTGTTGGTTATATTTGTGGCAATTTCATATGTCCTTCACAAGTCGTTTGCCTGTCCAGAACATGTCATTTGTATTTCAAGTACCGTAGACAACACTCCATTGCAAACGTATTCTAACTCTCATCTCATATTGATAATCATGGAGTCAAGATGACTGGAACTTGCAAGATACAATAAAGATGTTAGTTTATATgtttagaaattttgattttatcttaATGAATTTTAGTTCTATGGGGCCTTTGAATAAACTGTAGTAGAATTTAAGTGGTACTAGATTACCATATTAGGTAGGAATAGTTTTAAAAGAGTTTTACGAACTTTACcaagcttatatatatatgccttaTTGGCATAATCCAAAATCATAGGGTCTGAGTATGAGTAAAAGCTATCTTCTTCTCCGCCGTTTCTCCATTCTTCCTCCCTCTTCTGCATCTCTTCTTCCCTGCTAGATCACCTTCtttgtgcctcctcctcctccttggttctttctcctcctcctcttcctggTTCCGCATCAACTCTGATTAATTGTTATTAAGCTGTTAAGAGTTACTGCTGCTGTTAACAGTGGCTACTACCTTTGCTGTTCTTAAAGGTTCCTGCAGTCATTGTTAGTGGAAACTGATTGCAGTGAACACCGTAGAGTGAAAGATGGCTCTATTACATGTAAGTTAAAACTTTTGGGATAGCTTTGAGCTCgttctcctcttcctctttaCTGATTGCAGTGAACACCGTAGAGTGAAAGATGGCTCTATTACATGTAAGTTAAAACTTTTGGGATAGCTTTGAGCTCgttctcctcttcctctttaCTTCTTTTCCCCGTTCTTCCCTGCCTCTTATACGTTCTTCCTCCTcccttcatctcttcttctcctGCTAGATTACTTTCTTGTGCCTCCTCCTCGGTTCTTCCTCACGATTCTGTGTGTCATTTATAGGAAGAACAAAGAACATCTTGGTTGGGTTGGGTGGTGAATATTTCCTCAGTTATTTTGTTCCTTTAGCATCCAATAAGATTGCAATTTGGTAGTGAACTCTTTTTAAGTATTTCCTACCTGTATACGGTAAAAATGGGCCTAAAGCAGAgattaaaaaacaaattcaataGTGGGTGAGAGTGCTTCGGCAGGTGGAGATGCTGCTTGTCAAACCAAATGTTGGTGTCATTGATTAGGTTGTTAGTAAATTAAGGCATGGTGCTTTTGGTACTAAACTTTTATTGAAACTTGAAAATGAATGTCAGATTGCAGAGctttcttttatcaaaattggtCCCCAGTGTTATTCCTTGTTTGTTTCAGGAGCCGATCGCCTTTATGGGGGGAATTTTCGCGGGGATTCTGAGGCTTGATCTGAAAGAAGATCCACTTAAAGAATGGGTTGCTCGGACTGTGGAAGCCTCCGGGATTGCGGAGGAAGAAATTGATGGTGAAGGTACCGAACCAGAGGAAGATAGCCCGCAGCAGATAGAGATAGAatgatataaatttattttctagagCATGCATGAATGCATGCAATATTTTCAAGTACGCTACTGCTGCCAACaaacaatttattttcatgACTTACCATACTACTTACTGCGTGTTAAAAATGTGAAAATCTTTCTTCTGCAGTTACTATtgtggggtgtgtgtgtgtgtgaagaggGTGCAATTAGTAGAAGTTTGTGGAGATTCGCAAGCCTTAATTCTTACTCTCATTTAATGAAGATAATTCATGATATGATATTTGATGTGATAAGTTTTACATCAGATCAGATGTTGATTTTTTAATACAACATAATGATACTTATGTTTGCGACTTCTTCTTAATGGAACTActcaattatattatattaattgtcGACTTCTTAGTGCACTcaattttatctatattttgtatatgttaGTTAGTCTTGTAACTATTTAATAGAATATTTGcgtgaattcaaaattttaattttaaatatatgtttagaaCAAAAAGTTACAAAGAAATAGTTGGTTAGGGTAATTTTGTGATGTGTTTCAGTTACGTGGAATTCATTACAAAATCCTACCTACCTATTTTGTTAGAATTTAATTTGATTCCATATAATATGGGCCAAATTTTTTCTTTGGTGAAGTcggaattaaaaataaattcatcattttcaaagaaaatatgcTGTAAGGGAATTTATAACAAATAACATTCTTCTTAATAATCTTTTTCTGATAAGTAATAAATGATAATTGCCGGAAGATATgtggaattaaataaaaatatcatattttgaaagcaatttatttgaaataattcactataaataaataaaaattctaaaattaaaattaaaaatgaaaccTGGGTGGGTTGGTTCGTTGGTAACTTAATTGGCTTCCATAACCATAACTTCCAGAATAATAGAATTTGTTTCATCAAATAAAGCGAAAGAAAAATTGCTATTGCCTATTTGCTTTGCTTCTTaagaaatatacaaaataaaaataaagaaaaattaaaagaacgGAGAGTCCGAGCCCGAGCCCGAGCCCGAGCCCGAcacaagtaaataataataaagtaataattgAATCTCCatcttcccttcccttcccttccctggTCGTCTGTCTCTCTGTTTTCTCCGTCGTCGGGTCGAGAGGTGGAGACGTAGCGAGAGAACCTTCGCAGAAATCCAATCCTAGCTCTGTTGCCTTACATTTTCCCTCGTGGTTATATACATACAGAATACGTACGCATAGCATAGGCGGGCGATGGATTTAGATCTGTGGATTTCAAAGGTTAAAGACGGCCAGCACTTGTCAGAAGACGAGCTTCAGCTCTTGTGCGAATATGTACGTTTACTAGTTCAATGCTtgcttttccctttcttttgatgcatttttttttctctctgatGCTgctgattagggttttaattattCGACTTTACTCTCTTCCTTTCATCACATGTGAATGGATTTttggttaattaaattaaaagaaatctatAATTAGCTCCTGCGCCACTCCgggttaattaaattaattagggTTTTATCACTGCAGTTTTATGTACAAAAACGAGGAATCGAAACAGTGCCATTCGTGATCTATGTCTTGGAAATGGAACCGTTATTCCATGTAATCTAAATGTAGGCTCCCTCTTCTGCTGTTTGAATGGCGATGTTAATGATGCATAAGCTCCGacttatatatgtgtgtgtgtctggAAAATTGCAGTTCCATTTTTGACATATTACTGGTGTACTCTTGTGGTTCCTGCAATGGCGTCTTGGAAGTGATGGAATTATTTTTTTCTGGAGACTTGGGTGGGTGGGTGTGTGTGGTGTTGGGGGAGGGAGGAAAGTAATGCAATTCCACTACTGATGTGATTTTAGGTTATTGGTCTGGGATGATGATATGGTGTTGTGGCAGGTGTTAACATTGCAGCTGAGTGATGTTTATATTGCTGTTTGCTTGTTATTTCATGATTCACTTGGAGGTTACATTTTCATTCTTGCTGGAAGGGGCATTTTGTGGTAGTGACATTTGGATGTTCGTTGTGATTTGGCTATACAGAAGCACCCCTTTATGATAATCTACCCATAACCTCTTTTGATCTTacagaaaatattttcctgcgTTTATgggtatatatatgtacatatttatATTCGCTATATGTGTTCAAGTTCAAAACACAAGCTCCCGGAGTGTGATTATATATGAATTCATTTCAATCCAATTCTTCATATGCATATGCCAAAGTAAAATCTCCACGATCATTCATTCTACTATGGCTTCTGAATCGTTTTTGTGGTTAGTGCTCAGAGGCAGGGGAACATTTTAAGTTTATTCTTGCTACAAGCTGATGCTGCCAGGAGGGTATAAATCAGCTAATTTAAACAGCAGTGTAATCTTggttttcataatttttaaaaacaaaaaataaaaacaacacagTGAGTGAACCTTGCACAACATAGAGCTATTTCTTTTGTCAAAATTCCATTACATCATAATTACTCAGGCACTACAGATAATCGGTGACTCCTTATGTAGTACATTTGTTTTTTACTTATTGTTTACTTGGTTTGTATAGAAGACTAGGTTGACTAGTTTGCTTAGTTGGAAGTGACAATCCATTGTAATGTTATCTCACAGCCCCTGCTGTTTAAGCTTTACTAATAAAAACTACAAATAGGTTACACTATTTGCATGGCATAGAATCCTCAACTATTGAGATTAAGGAGGTTCAAAATATCTACTGCAGTGATTTTCCACTTATATCTATTACTGGGGAAGCAGCAAGAACAAGTAGAAACTTCGTCATGAAACTTCTTAAATTTCCAGATTAATAACACTCAACACAGTGAACACACTGTAACTCATATCATAGCAAAATTTGTCTAATCTTGTTGGGACCTCTTCATTCTGATTATAAGAAAGGAGTTCAACTGTGGGGTACTTGGTTGGGACTTACAATTTTAAGAATCCATAAGTTGAGGATATTTAATTTGGGGTTCCTAAATTAGGTACTGCTGTGAAAGAGAGAATGTTATGTGTGAACCATAAGTTGATGCTTCTGTAATGCACATACAATTTTATGGTGCAAATTATAGGATTTCATACTGCTAAGTACTTATGTTTTGTGTTGAATGACAGTTGATTTAATCACCAAAACTTAGTACTGG is from Diospyros lotus cultivar Yz01 chromosome 2, ASM1463336v1, whole genome shotgun sequence and encodes:
- the LOC127794942 gene encoding UPF0426 protein At1g28150, chloroplastic — encoded protein: MYSILYSPPYSALCKARALVLKQSSSSALLSPSLSSFSKPKPKRRLARVNALFCNPIDGPPLLKEAIKEPIAFMGGIFAGILRLDLKEDPLKEWVARTVEASGIAEEEIDGEGTEPEEDSPQQIEIE